The following are from one region of the Rhinoraja longicauda isolate Sanriku21f chromosome 3, sRhiLon1.1, whole genome shotgun sequence genome:
- the LOC144592428 gene encoding zinc finger protein 474-like has product MSKLQRVCYICGKQFGLHSIVVHEPQCLKKWRIENEKLPKHLQRPEPKRKETVNADGSLDIDAANAAAFESANAQLIPCENCGRTFQPDRLFVHQKSCKPKEGGASFNTPKPSSSYKSPPISRRPRTVVCYLCGREYGTTSISIHEPQCLQKWHIENDKLPRHLRRPEPKKPEVLPIKGTGTYDVDALNEAAWRSSQAQLVPCDICGRTFLPDRLIVHQRSCRPK; this is encoded by the exons ATGTCAAAACTTCAGAGAGTTTGTTATATATGTGGTAAGCAATTTGGATTGCATTCAATTGTTGTTCATGAACCTCAGTGCCTGAAGAAATGGCGGATTGAAAATGAAAAATTACCAAAGCACCTACAAAGACCAGAACCCAAAAGAAAAGAGACAGTTAATGCAGATGGTTCACTTGACATTGATGCTGCAAATGCAGCAGCATTCGAAAGTGCAAATGCCCAGCTTATTCCCTGTGAAAACTGTGGTCGAACGTTCCAGCCTGATCGACTTTTTGTGCACCAGAAAAGCTGTAAACCAAAAGAGGGAGGTGCGTCATTCAACACACCAAAACCAAGTTCAAGTTACAAATCT CCACCAATAAGTAGACGTCCACGAACAGTTGTCTGTTACCTTTGTGGCCGGGAATATGGAACTACATCGATAAGTATCCATGAACCCCAGTGTTTACAAAAATGGCACATTGAAAATGACAAGCTACCCAGGCATCTCCGGAGGCCTGAACCCAAAAAACCTGAGGTCTTGCCGATCAAGG GTACAGGTACGTATGACGTTGATGCTTTAAATGAGGCAGCTTGGAGAAGTTCTCAAGCCCAACTCGTGCCCTGCGATATCTGTGGCCGTACATTCCTCCCAGACAGACTGATTGTCCACCAGCGTTCATGTAGACCAAAGTAA